The Bacillus sp. (in: firmicutes) genome includes the window AGGGATTATCATAATCTGTATCATTTTTGTTTCTATGATTATTACCTCTTTATCTAATTATTTTGTAAGCTATAAAAAAACAACGGAAGCAGCAGGAATTGAGGCGGTTGGATGTGCCAACATCACAACTGGTCTTGTCAATCCTAGTGACCTTCTTGAAGCAATGCGCGGGAATGAAGAAAAAACAAAAATGATTGAAAATACAATTAATTGGACAACTGAACATAAACGACTTTTTGATTCACATTATATTTTAAGCCTTGACGGAAAGATTTTAGCAGCGGATTTTAATATTAACCAGCAAGGATTCAAAGCGGGGGATAAATTCTATATTGATGAGAAAATTGTTAAAAGAATTATAGAAACAAAACACCCTGAATATTCATCTATTTATGAATTTGGGGGCAAGAAGCGCCTTACTGGATATGCGCCAATATTCAAAAATCATGACCCGAATCAAGAAATTGTCGCATTAAACGCAATTGATTTCGACGCAAAAATTGTAAAAGAGAGAACATGGGATTCTGTTAAAGATAGTTTTGCTCTAGGTCTGTTGCCTATGATTATTGCATGCTTAATTACGATTTATTTAATTAGAAGAAAAACCAAACCTATTAGTCAATTAATTGAGTACGCCAAAAAAATTGCTGAAGGGGATTTATCCGGCTCAGAAATAGAGAATAAAAGTAAAGATGAGATTGGTGATTTAGCAAGTGCCTTAAATTTCATGTTTAGGAATCTTAGAGAATTAATCTGTCAAATAAGATCCAGCACTGAAATGGTCGCTTCATCAGCAAATCATTTAACTGCAATTTCGGAACAATCCAACTATGCTACAAAACAAATTACTGAAACAATGAAAGAGGTAGCAAGCGGTGTTGATAAACAAACTAAAAATATAGAGCAAACATCTAAAACCGTTCATGATGTGTCCATTGGTGTTGACCAAATAAAAAATAATGCTGAAAGTGTATCATATATGGCAATGGAAGCCTCTGACAAGGCAACAGATGGCGGACAATCGATTCATAATGCTGTAAAGCAAATGAATTTAGTCAATCAAACTTTTAATGGATTAGCAGATATGGTACAAGGTTTAGGAGAACGTTCAAAAGAAATTGGTCAGATCATTGAAGTTATAACAGGTATTGCTGACCAAACAAATTTATTAGCTCTGAATGCGGCGATTGAGGCTGCAAGAGCTGGAGAGCATGGTCGTGGATTTTCTGTAGTTGCTGAAGAAGTTCGAAAACTTGCTGAGCAGTCTGCACATTCAGCACAGGAAATTTCAAGATTAATCTCAACTATCATGGAAGAAACAAAGCAAGTCGTTCAATCAATGGAAGTTGCCACACATGAAGTAAATTACGGCATCGAAGTAGTCAATACAGCGGGAAATTCCTTCGTTAGCATTGAGCATTCTGTCAATGATGTTACGACACAAATACAAGAAGTTACCGCAGCTGTTCAACATATGGCTGTCGATGCAGAACAAATTGTTAGATCAGTCGAGTTTATTGCGGAAATTGCAGGAGAAACAGCATCAGGTACACGAGAGGTAGCTGCATCTTCTGCGGATCAATTATCAAGTGTCGAAGGAATTTCTTCGTCAGCAGTAGCATTAGAAACGATGGCCAAGGAATTGCAACAGCTATTAAGTAAGTTTAAAGTATGATTGTAATGGGCGCATTTGGGAATCATAGCATAGCTTTGGTTCCTATTGTTGAGCAAAGACAACACGTTAAATTGGTGAAAAGAGTGAGGTGGTTATATGAGATATGCCATTACGTTTGTCATCGGTTTTTTAAGCTTTTTTACTCTGAAATTCTTTCAGGTTGACAACGTGTTCATAGTAGGTGCAGTAATCGTTTTAATATTAGTAGGTGTTATGTATCCATTGTTGCATGCCGTTCTTTTGGAGACGGATATTGATAAGATAGAGAGGTTTCTATTAAAAAATAAACGAAATCCAAATTTTTATATCATTTATGCATTGGCAAATGGGCTTGATGAAGATGTTAAGAATGTAACAGAAAAGCTGTTGCAAAAGTATAAGTCGCCATCACGTCAAGCCAATTATAAAATCGCGGAAGCCTTGTATTTTAAAGATATACCAGTCATACGTTCGCAGCTTGGACATATTAAGAACCCTCCCTATCAATCCTATTATCGGGCTATTATTTTATTAGAAGATGATGATATCGATGGTGCTAATAAGGTCATTGAAAAAATTTCATCGAAGTGGATGAAAAATGCCTTAATGGCTGAAAGGGAAAAAAAGCTAAACAACTTATCAGCAGCCAAAAGCTATGCGGAACAGGCAATACTGCATTCAAAAGGACTGCAAAGATATTTATTGCAGAAAACATTTGAATTGGAATTCAGTATATAGTGTCAGCTGGCAATAAAATGATATTCATCGGAAAAGACGAGACTACAATCTCGTCTTTTGATCAATTTTCCAGAAATCCTCTTCTCGAATTTTCATAGCCCCGTGCATAAAATTTTGCCGCAAATCAGGGTACTTCGTACTTAATTGCTTTACAAGGTCTTTCATTTCTTCACGTTTCGTATTTTTATCAGCAGGACAAGGGTTATGGATGACAGGGATGTTTTTTGCTTTAACAAAATGTATAATTGTCTTTTCTTCGATAGCAAGCATTGGACGGATTAAGGTAATGTTAGAGCGATCCAAATATGTTATGGGTTTAAAAACACCTAATTTCCCTCCATAAAAAAGGTTCATAAAAAAGGTCTCAATACCATCATCTAAATGGTGCCCATAGGCTAATTTATTACAATTTAATGAGGCTGCATATTCAAAAAGAATCCCTCTCCTTAAGTTAGCACATAAGGAACAAGGGTTTTTTTCTTGCTTATAATCAAAAACAATTTGACTAATGTTCGTTTCCTTTATGTAGAGCTTAGTCCCAAGTTCTTCAACGAACTTTTTTAAGGGCAATATGTCTAAATCCTCAAATCCTAGTGAAAGTGAAATCGGAATTAAATCAAAATGAAATGGAAGCTGTTCTCTTAAAATGGTTAATATATATAATAAAGTTGAACTATCTTTTCCGCCAGATAAGCCTATAGCTACTCTATCCCCCTCTTCTATCATTTTGTACTGTAAAATTGTTTTCTTAATAGGACTTAATAGCCGTTTTCTATCAGAATTGGATAATGTTAAAAGCATATCTTCTACTCCTTGAAAATAGTAGTTGTCTACGCAAGGTAATTGTAATGGCATTATAATAGATGTCCTACGAAAATAGAAGAAGAAATTACTATACGAACGGAGATTGTCAAAATGGCGGTCTTTTTTGACTAATGAAGCAGATTAGTTGAAAAACTATAATTGAATAAGAATATAGAAATAATATACGTTATACTAAAAGAAAGGTGGGATAGGAATGGAAAGAATTATTTTGTTTGATGGAGATTGTAATTTTTGTGATCAAAGCGTTCAATTCATCATAAAAAGAGACACGAAAGAACTTTTCAAATTCACTTCTTTACAAAGTGATATAGGAAAGGAACTATTGAATAAACATAATGCTCCAGAAAACATAGATAGTTTCGTTCTTATAGAAGGTGACAATTGCTATTTTAAGTCATCAGCAGCCCTTCGGGTTTGCAGAAACCTAAAAGGAGCGTGGAAGTTACCATATATCCTATTAGTTATTCCAAAACCTTTCAGAGACTTATTTTATGGAATTATCGCTAAAAATAGATATAAATGGTTCGGCAAAAAAGAAAGTTGTATGTTGCCTTCCCCAGAAGAAAGAACAAGGTTTTTATAATATGTAAGTATCTATACTTAAACGGGGGCGAATGCTGAACAAGGGAATTCACCTATCTTTGTTGAAGTAAAGAAGCAGGTTAATTCAATAATAGGATGGAGTTTTATGGCGATATAAAATTGTGTGAGGGGATAAGATGTGGGAAAAGAAAAATTTATTACAGAACAGCACAAGAACACACGTTCATTCTATCGGATTCTAGGTCCTGTACTTTTATTTATTGGGGCAATATGTTTAATTGTGGCACTTATAGACTTTTTTACACTTCAAGGATTTGAAGAACCAAAATTCTTTTGGTTATTTTTTGTAGCACTGCCTATTATTTTTATTGGGTTTGTACTAACAGGTTTTGGATTTGGCGGAGCTATTGCAAAGTATCAAAGTAGGGAATATGCTCCTGTGGTAAAGGATACATTTAATTACTTGGCAACTGAAACTACTTCTGGAGTGAAGGAAATCTCAAAAGCAATTCAAGAAGGGATTAACTCAACCCAATCATTAATATGTTACAAGTGTAACGAGAAAAATTCAATTCATGCAAAAT containing:
- a CDS encoding methyl-accepting chemotaxis protein produces the protein MRRSLTWQLGIIIICIIFVSMIITSLSNYFVSYKKTTEAAGIEAVGCANITTGLVNPSDLLEAMRGNEEKTKMIENTINWTTEHKRLFDSHYILSLDGKILAADFNINQQGFKAGDKFYIDEKIVKRIIETKHPEYSSIYEFGGKKRLTGYAPIFKNHDPNQEIVALNAIDFDAKIVKERTWDSVKDSFALGLLPMIIACLITIYLIRRKTKPISQLIEYAKKIAEGDLSGSEIENKSKDEIGDLASALNFMFRNLRELICQIRSSTEMVASSANHLTAISEQSNYATKQITETMKEVASGVDKQTKNIEQTSKTVHDVSIGVDQIKNNAESVSYMAMEASDKATDGGQSIHNAVKQMNLVNQTFNGLADMVQGLGERSKEIGQIIEVITGIADQTNLLALNAAIEAARAGEHGRGFSVVAEEVRKLAEQSAHSAQEISRLISTIMEETKQVVQSMEVATHEVNYGIEVVNTAGNSFVSIEHSVNDVTTQIQEVTAAVQHMAVDAEQIVRSVEFIAEIAGETASGTREVAASSADQLSSVEGISSSAVALETMAKELQQLLSKFKV
- a CDS encoding thiol-disulfide oxidoreductase DCC family protein gives rise to the protein MERIILFDGDCNFCDQSVQFIIKRDTKELFKFTSLQSDIGKELLNKHNAPENIDSFVLIEGDNCYFKSSAALRVCRNLKGAWKLPYILLVIPKPFRDLFYGIIAKNRYKWFGKKESCMLPSPEERTRFL
- a CDS encoding tRNA 2-thiocytidine(32) synthetase TtcA — encoded protein: MLLTLSNSDRKRLLSPIKKTILQYKMIEEGDRVAIGLSGGKDSSTLLYILTILREQLPFHFDLIPISLSLGFEDLDILPLKKFVEELGTKLYIKETNISQIVFDYKQEKNPCSLCANLRRGILFEYAASLNCNKLAYGHHLDDGIETFFMNLFYGGKLGVFKPITYLDRSNITLIRPMLAIEEKTIIHFVKAKNIPVIHNPCPADKNTKREEMKDLVKQLSTKYPDLRQNFMHGAMKIREEDFWKIDQKTRL